A window of the Gossypium hirsutum isolate 1008001.06 chromosome A05, Gossypium_hirsutum_v2.1, whole genome shotgun sequence genome harbors these coding sequences:
- the LOC107897912 gene encoding glycosylphosphatidylinositol anchor attachment 1 protein — protein sequence MAETKEKSLSDEKPKPRVRPIVRLGIFLISHSFLVSVVCCTAGVLALFLLPVLAKNTYISENALMPGSASPMLSNQHVSDGNRLVKDLTNPNSKSSETGIESHKIIAQYMLDLGAEVSFHKFHPQMNQFHPLHFFSSPVSGKIQENYSCSSYGINTVGIIRAPRGDGKEAIVLVTPYNALKSGFGEALSLGIAYSVFSLLTQVTWLAKDIIWLVADSQYGEYAAVAAWLREYQTPKFSSLSTPNAEMCPDVNNLFELKGHSISGSKFSNSFRRAGTMAAALVLKVRDQNEQFEDTISIYAEASNGQMPNLDLINVVNYLAVHRQGLRVNVEKLWPLLNSSWLKSLGEIFESLAKVAKSLYPKWKFGIPATEYVEGTATLASSLYYQALGVPTGPHGAFRDYQVDAITLEISPKFSLDKVWRNDILLRGGRLIEGVIRSVNNLLEKFHQSFFLYLLTSPSKFVSVGVYMIAFALLIAPLPMVAASLYVDANSSSNCSKGDSSTPSAITDTDEHGIAIRSWRWLNSAKLVFIVHLWGAIVSLLPYFISQIPDCSPTTSFMIWVLLSILSLLTLNSVLASPLACAKATQEKEWALVKSVTISSVFIGLGLMSVINFATAEIGALLMVPMCLLARPLKLDVRAGTLRSFCRLICNLVLGHIAFPPAAFFLLKGMLDGFGNANVGDFWMWVESLWAWNSATYLFIGMVQLPCWVLCVSILFHTC from the exons ATGGCCGAAACCAAAGAGAAGAGCCTGAGCGACGAAAAACCGAAGCCAAGAGTACGCCCAATTGTTCGCCTCGGGATCTTCCTCATCTCTCACAGCTTCCTCGTTAG TGTCGTTTGCTGCACTGCTGGGGTTTTGGCTCTGTTTCTATTGCCTGTTCTTGCTAAAAATACTTACATCTCCGAAAATGCCCTCATGCCAG GTTCTGCGAGTCCCATGCTTTCTAATCAGCATGTTTCGGATGGAAATAGATTGGTGAAGGATCTAACTAATCCAAACTCGAAATCTTCAGAAACAGGAAT agaaagTCACAAAATCATAGCACAGTACATGTTAGACTTGGGTGCTGAAGTTAGTTTCCACAAATTCCACCCTCAGATGAATCAGTTTCATCCTTTGCACTTTTTCTCTAGCCCGGTTTCCGGTAAGATACAAGAGAATTACAGTTGTTCATCATATGGTATCAATACTGTTGGGATTATAAGAGCTCCTCGTGGTGATGGGAAGGAGGCTATTGTCTTGGTAACACCTTACAATGCTCTAAAGAGTGGATTTGGTGAGGCTTTATCTTTAGGCATTGCATACTCAGTATTTTCGTTGCTCACTCAAGTTACTTGGCTAGCCAAGGATATTATATGGCTTGTTGCTGATTCGCAATATGGAGAGTATGCAGCGGTTGCTGCTTGGTTAAGAGAATATCAGACTCCTAAATTTAGCAGTCTGAGTACTCCAAATGCTGAGATGTGTCCAGATGTTAATAATCTTTTTGAGTTGAAAGGTCATTCTATTTCTGGAAGTAAATTCTCCAATAGTTTTAGGCGTGCTGGGACTATGGCCGCTGCTCTGGTCTTGAAGGTTAGAGATCAAAATGAacaatttgaagacactattagCATTTATGCCGAGGCATCTAATGGACAAATGCCAAACTTGGACCTCATCAATGTTGTGAATTATTTGGCAGTGCATAGGCAAGGTTTACGTGTAAACGTGGAGAAATTGTGGCCCCTTCTTAACTCCAGTTGGCTTAAAAGTTTGGGTGAAATCTTTGAATCTCTAGCAAAAGTAGCTAAAAGCTTATACCCTAAGTGGAAATTTGGTATCCCTGCAACAGAGTATGTTGAAGGCACTGCTACACTTGCAAGTTCATTGTATTATCAG GCTCTAGGTGTGCCTACAGGCCCACATGGTGCTTTCCGTGACTACCAAGTTGACGCAATCACGTTGGAGATTTCACCTAAATTTTCATTGGACAAAGTCTGGCGCAATGACATTCTTCTAAGAGGCGGCCG GTTGATTGAAGGGGTTATACGATCAGTAAATAACCTCCTTGAGAAGTTTCACCAATCATTTTTCTTGTACCTCTTAACATCTCCTAGTAAGTTTGTGTCAGTAGGGGTTTACATGATTGCGTTTGCACTTCTCATAGCACCACTTCCAATGGTTGCGGCTTCTCTCTATGTGGATGCAAATAGTTCAAGCAACTGTTCAAAAGGTGATAGCTCAACTCCATCTGCAATCACTGATACTGATGAACACGGTATTGCTATCAGATCCTGGAGGTGGCTTAATTCAGCTAAACTAGTTTTTATTGTTCACCTATGGGGTGCTATTGTTTCATTGCTTCCGTATTTTATCTCCCAAATACCTGATTGCAGCCCAACAACCAGCTTCATGATCTGGGTTTTGCTTTCAATCCTCAGCCTTCTAACCTTGAACTCAGTTCTGGCTTCTCCTTTAGCTTGTGCTAAAGCAACTCAAGAAAAAGAATGGGCTCTTGTGAAATCGGTGACTATCTCATCGGTGTTCATTGGATTGGGGCTCATGTCAGTCATTAATTTTGCTACCGCAGAAATTGGAGCTTTATTGATGGTCCCAATGTGTTTACTGGCTCGACCTTTAAAGCTTGATGTTAGAGCTGGTACTTTGAGAAGTTTTTGCCGGCTGATCTGCAATCTGGTTTTAGGGCATATTGCTTTTCCACCAGCTGCTTTTTTTCTGTTGAAAGGGATGCTTGATGGTTTTGGCAATGCCAACGTGGGTGACTTCTGGATGTGGGTTGAGTCTCTTTGGGCATGGAACAGTGCTACATATCTCTTTATTGGTATGGTACAGTTGCCATGCTGGGTCTTATGCGTTAGCATTTTGTTTCATACTTGTTGA